The Candidatus Sulfotelmatobacter sp. nucleotide sequence ATCGCTCCGTTGGCGCGATTGAAGTTGTCCAGCACCGCGGTCTGCGGGAAGCCGGTGGCCGCGGGCGTGACGCTCACGTTGACGCCGGCGGTGTCGCTGCCGCCGCGCCCATCGGTCACGGTCAGGATCGCGAAGAAGTTTCCGGCCGCGTACTGATGCGAGGTGGCGAGCCCGTTGCCGTTCACGCCATCGCCAAACGCCCACGCGTACGAGAGCGGGTCGCTGTCGGGATCGCTCGATCCCGAGCCCGAGAAGTTGACGGTGAGCGGCGCGGTGCCGGTGGTCGGGCTGCCCGAGGCCACCGCGACCGGCGGATGATTGCCAGGCAGCGGATTGACGGTCAGCGGGCGGACGCTCGCGTTGTTGGTCTCGATGCTCTCGGCCACCGCGCCCAGCGAGTCGGCGACCAGACGCAGCACGTAAGTGCCGGCGCTGGCGATGCTGGCGTTGACGCTGAGACTCGCGCTGTCGCCGGCGTTGACCGCGTTGTCGCCCTGGCCGAGCAGCGTCGAGCCGGCGCTCAACACCCAGTGCGAGGTGCCGGCGTTGGCGCTGCCCCGATTGTAGAGCTTGAAGTTGTACGCCGCGCTCTGGGTCGCGGTCGGCGGATCGGGCGTCACCGTCACCGCCGAGACCTGGAGATCGGGCTGCGGCACCGGCGCCCCGGTCACCGTGCCGCCGCCAAAGTCGTCGATGCGCGTGCCGCTGGTGCCGGTGAGCGTGAGGCCCAGCCGGCCGCCGCTCCCCACGAACGGCCAGTTGCCGACGCTGACGGTCGCGAGCTTGGTGGTGTTCTTGTAGACGTCCACGTTGCCGCTCGCGTCGGTGCGCGCGCCGAATCGATCGCCGGCCGCGAACGTCACGTTGCTGATCGTGCCGCGTCCGACCCAGCCCTGATTCGGGGCGTAGGTGTTGACGGTGATGCGCGACTGCGGACCGTTGTAGGCCACCTCGATGTGCCCGGTGCTCCAGGTCGTGCCCTGCACCTTGAGCATCAGATTGTGCTCGGGCGCCGAGTTGTTGATGGCCGCGAACGTGAAGTAGATCTCCTGGGTCGCGCCGAAACTGCCGCCATTCCACACCGTCGAGTTGTCGGTCTGGGTCTGGGTGAGCGCGTTGCTGTTGACGGTGAGCCCGGCGGTTCCATCCACCCATGAGCCGCCGACCGCGCCATTCGCCCGATTGAAATTGTCGAGCACCGCGGTCTGCGGGAACTGGTTGGGCGGCGTGGTCACGGTCACGGTGAGATTGGCGCTGTTGCTCCCGCCGCGGCCGTCGTTGACCGTCAGCGAGGCGGTGTAGGTGCCGGCACTCGCGTAGGTGTGCGAGGTCGACACGCCGTTCCCATTCGCTCCGTCTCCGAACGTCCACGCGTAGGTGAGCGGATCGCCGTCGGGATCGGTCGAGCCCGAGCCCGAGAAATTGACGGTGAGCGGCGCCTGGCCGGAGAGCGGACTGCCGGTCGCGGCCGCCACCGGCGGATGGTTGCCGGGCAGCGGATTCACGGTGAGCGAGCGCATGCTCACATTGTTGGTCTCGTCGGTCTCGTGCACCGCGGCCAGCGAGTCGGCGACCAGCCGCAGCGTGTAGGCACCGGCGGCCGGTGCCGGCGCGGTCACATTGATGGTCACGCTGTCCATCGCGGCGACGATGGTATCGCCCTGCGCGACCAGGTTGTTACCAGCGCGCAGCACCCAGTGCGAGATCGGCGCCGGCATGCGCTTCGAATCGTAGAGCTTGAAGCTCCATTGCGCGCTTTGGGTGGCGATCGGCGGGTCGGGCGTCACGGTCACCGCCGACGGCGCGAGATCCAGCTCCGGCCAGATGAACACGCTGGCCGTGTCGCTCACCAGTCCCTGCGGATCCGTAGCCGTGAGCTTCACCTTGATGTGGACCCCGGTGCCGTCATCGTGGTTGACACCCAGGAACGACGCGGTCGGCCCGGTGAACACCCAGCTTGCCGGATGGACGTGGTTGTTGTGCAGCAGATCGAGCACCCAGTTGAGAGTGAGCGAGTCGGTCGGCGACTGCGCATCGGTCGCAGTGCCGGAGAGGTTGATGGTCTCGCCCGCCCAGTAGACGTCGCCGTCGTGCGGCAGCAGGATCTGGGCGACCGGTTTGGTGTTGGCGTTGTTGATGGTGTTGCCGCCGCCAAAGTTGTCGAGGATCGAGCCGTTGAGCGAGGTGAGCGTGAGGCCGAGCCGCCCGCCCCCGGTCGCGAACGGCCATCCCGCCACCGAGATCTGCCCGAGCTTGCCGCCGTTCTTGAACACCTCGACGTTACCGACCGAGTCCGCGCGCGCGCCGAACGTATCGCCGGAGTTGAAGATCACGTTCGAGATGAAGCCGCGGCCGATCCAGTTCTGCCCCGGGGCGTAGGTGTTGACGTACACCCGTTGCTGCGCGGCGTTGTAGTTCACCTCGATGTGACCGGTGCTCCAGGTGGTGCCCTGCACCTTGAGCATCAGATTCTCCTCCGAGGCCGACGCCGACGAGTTGAAGAACGTGAAGTACTCCTCCTGATTGGCGCCAAACGTGGCCCCGTTCCAGACCACCGAGTTCGAAGTGGTCTGCCCCGACTGCACCAGCGCGTTGTTGGCGATCTGAAGCCCCACCGTGCCGTCGGTCCACGGGCTGCCGATCGGGCCGTTGGCGCGATTGAAGCTGTCGAGCACCTGGGTGCTGGGGAAGGGGCCACTGGTGGGATTGACGGTGATCGTGACGTAACGGATGTCGGTACCGCCGCGGTTGTCGGTCACCGTGAGCTGTGCGTTGTAGACGCCGGCGTTCGCGTAGGTATGCGTGGGATTGGCCTGGGTCGAGCCGGTGCCATCGGCGAACGCCCAGCTCAGCGTGAACGGATCGCCGTCCGGATCCATGGTGCCCGCGCTGGTGAAGTTGACGGTCAGCGG carries:
- a CDS encoding PKD domain-containing protein, translating into MRGRRFALLALALLGSATLPAISRAVTFPTNFAVDDAVPGAGFNVPTSIAFLPDGRFFVAEKAGRVFEVRNGVKQSNPLWDGQNEVLNVNDRGLLCVAVDPHYFVNHFIYLLYTVDPDSNGDDSNDDAFARLTRYTVNFTDSSSVVASSRTILLGYNWPNGPLSASPSHTIGAMRWGADGSLMVSVGDGAQFDSADKGGQDAGAFGTGKTSSNEDIGSYRSQDITGLDGKVLRLNPANGHGYANNPYANSNLASPQSKIWCYGLRNPFRFNLRPGTGAADTSAAQPGTLYIGDVGWNTWEEMNVCKVPGVNFGWPCYEGLGPQGSYQALSPAHNGCNSFGSATNPAQPTAPLATWNHGDPSLGTPAGFSGNCSVGGVFYTRTSYPVQYRNQYIFGDYGQNWIKVATLDVNDNLVGITDFISNADAPVDFATDPISGDVFYVSITTNQVRRIRYTASTGGNTPPVASANGTPVSGQAPLTVNFTSAGTMDPDGDPFTLSWAFADGTGSTQANPTHTYANAGVYNAQLTVTDNRGGTDIRYVTITVNPTSGPFPSTQVLDSFNRANGPIGSPWTDGTVGLQIANNALVQSGQTTSNSVVWNGATFGANQEEYFTFFNSSASASEENLMLKVQGTTWSTGHIEVNYNAAQQRVYVNTYAPGQNWIGRGFISNVIFNSGDTFGARADSVGNVEVFKNGGKLGQISVAGWPFATGGGRLGLTLTSLNGSILDNFGGGNTINNANTKPVAQILLPHDGDVYWAGETINLSGTATDAQSPTDSLTLNWVLDLLHNNHVHPASWVFTGPTASFLGVNHDDGTGVHIKVKLTATDPQGLVSDTASVFIWPELDLAPSAVTVTPDPPIATQSAQWSFKLYDSKRMPAPISHWVLRAGNNLVAQGDTIVAAMDSVTINVTAPAPAAGAYTLRLVADSLAAVHETDETNNVSMRSLTVNPLPGNHPPVAAATGSPLSGQAPLTVNFSGSGSTDPDGDPLTYAWTFGDGANGNGVSTSHTYASAGTYTASLTVNDGRGGSNSANLTVTVTTPPNQFPQTAVLDNFNRANGAVGGSWVDGTAGLTVNSNALTQTQTDNSTVWNGGSFGATQEIYFTFAAINNSAPEHNLMLKVQGTTWSTGHIEVAYNGPQSRITVNTYAPNQGWVGRGTISNVTFAAGDRFGARTDASGNVDVYKNTTKLATVSVGNWPFVGSGGRLGLTLTGTSGTRIDDFGGGTVTGAPVPQPDLQVSAVTVTPDPPTATQSAAYNFKLYNRGSANAGTSHWVLSAGSTLLGQGDNAVNAGDSASLSVNASIASAGTYVLRLVADSLGAVAESIETNNASVRPLTVNPLPGNHPPVAVASGSPTTGTAPLTVNFSGSGSSDPDSDPLSYAWAFGDGVNGNGLATSHQYAAGNFFAILTVTDGRGGSDTAGVNVSVTPAATGFPQTAVLDNFNRANGAIGGSWVDATSGLTINSNQLAQTVTTNSTVWNGGTFGAVQEAYLTIATAGTNVQEQNLMLKVQGTSWSTGHIEVAYIAADGKVYVNTYAPTQGWIGRGSVAASFTTGNQFGARADASGNVTIYKNGVSLGTLSVGNWPFAASGGHLGLTLTGASTARYDDFGGGTVPGTAMIATLPGEATQMLRTVPLPTSLALSSPFPNPTDGSVSLSLDLPRDSQVGFEVYDVQGRQVWGAESRAYNAGHWTLRWDGMTVRGRAGVGIYLARVRVNGETMMRRFAVVR